The following are from one region of the Noviherbaspirillum sedimenti genome:
- the yidD gene encoding membrane protein insertion efficiency factor YidD, giving the protein MKTLLMLLVRGYQLCISPFLGQNCRFYPSCSHYALEAIGRHGALKGGMLAARRLCKCHPWHPGGLDPVPDRVPLKPATACGCHHH; this is encoded by the coding sequence ATGAAAACCCTGCTGATGTTGCTGGTGCGCGGCTATCAATTGTGCATCAGTCCTTTCCTGGGGCAGAATTGCCGCTTCTATCCGAGCTGCTCGCACTACGCCCTGGAAGCGATTGGCCGGCATGGCGCGCTAAAAGGCGGTATGCTCGCGGCGCGCCGTCTGTGCAAATGCCATCCGTGGCATCCGGGCGGCCTCGATCCGGTGCCCGACAGGGTGCCGCTCAAGCCGGCAACCGCCTGCGGCTGTCATCATCACTGA